The genome window ACTACAGGTGATACCTATATTGCTTCGATGGGACAGGGATATGTGCTTTCAACTCCGCTTCAGGTACTGGTTTCTGCCGCCATCCTTGCCAATGATGGCAAATACATGCAACCCACGTTGATTCGTGAAATTTTGGATGCAGAGGGAAATGTCGTTAAGCCCTTCGAGCCGCGTTTAAAGTGGGACATCACCAAAGACCCGGTGATACGTGTGTACGATGAGAACAACCTGCTCACTGGCGAGCGAAAGACCGTGCAGCCTTGGGTTGTTTCCCTGGCGAAAGATGCCATGCGGCTGGTGGTGACCGAAGGTACGGCAAAGAATGTATTTGCCGATAGCCCGGTGCAGAACTCTGCCGGAAAAACCGGCACGGCTGAGTATTGTGATAATATCGCCAATCAGCAGGGACTTTGCATCCGGGGAAGTTGGCCCACCCATTCATGGTATTTTGGTTACGCTCCCTATGACGACCCGGAAATTGCTGTGGTGGCTTTCGTGTATAATGGTGGCGAGGGTGCAAGTGTAGCCGCGCCCATTGTGCGTAAGGTGCTGGAGGGCTACTTTGAGTTGAAGTCGATTGATGCGGGGAAATGAAGGCATGGTCACACGGAAGCCTCAGGCGGTAACCATCAAAGGTGTGCGGGATGGGTTGCTCATCACTCTGGCAGAAGGCACCTGGCAAGAACTCCGGCCTGCGCTTTTGCAAACCATGGAAGAGCGCTTGGGCTTTCTGAAAGGCGCGCGGGTAGCCCTGGATGTGGGCGATCAACTGGTGCATGCCGCCGATTTGGGTGCTCTCCGGGACCAATTTTCGGAATGGGGCATAACGCTCTATGCAGTGATCAGCCGTTCTCCGGTAACTGAGCAAAATGCTCAAGCCTTGGGGTTGGCTACCCGCCTGTCGATACCACGACCTGAGCGCACTATCCGCCCATTGGAAAGCCATATTCAAGGGGAAAATGCCATCTTTGTTCAGCGCACGGTGCGTTCTGGCTTTAAGGTGTCCCATCACGGGCATATTGTCATCTTTGGGGATGTGAACCCCGGTGGTGAGGTGCTGGCGGGAGGAAATATTCTGGTTTGGGGAAAACTTAAAGGCAGTGTACATGCTGGGATGGATGGGAATGAACAGGCCATCATTTGTGCGTTAGAATTAGAGCCAACCAGTTTGCGTATAGCCGGTTATCCTCTGACTTTGCCGCCTCGAAAGGGTAAGCCGGAACCGCAAATGGTGCGCATGGAAGAAGGGCGAGCCATTGTTGAAACCTGGAAATCGAAAAAATAAGGGAGCATCAGACGGATGACAGCGAGTGTGATTACTTTTACTTCCGGAAAAGGTGGTGTGGGCAAGACAACCACAACCGCGAATGTGGCGGTTGCCCTGGCACTGCTGGGCAAGAAAGTGGTTTGCATTGATGGCGATATTGGATTGCGTAATCTGGATCTGGTGTTGGGGTTGGAAAATCGCATTGTGTACGATGTGGTGGATGTAGTGGAAGGGCGCTGTCGTCTGCGTCAGGCAATGATTCGCGATAAGCGTTTGCCTGAACTTTACTTGATTCCGGCAGCACAAACCCGGGATAAAAATGCGCTTTCCCCCTCTGATATGGTGCGTTTGTGCGATGAATTG of Anaerolinea thermophila UNI-1 contains these proteins:
- the minC gene encoding septum site-determining protein MinC; translated protein: MVTRKPQAVTIKGVRDGLLITLAEGTWQELRPALLQTMEERLGFLKGARVALDVGDQLVHAADLGALRDQFSEWGITLYAVISRSPVTEQNAQALGLATRLSIPRPERTIRPLESHIQGENAIFVQRTVRSGFKVSHHGHIVIFGDVNPGGEVLAGGNILVWGKLKGSVHAGMDGNEQAIICALELEPTSLRIAGYPLTLPPRKGKPEPQMVRMEEGRAIVETWKSKK